One region of Mycolicibacterium lutetiense genomic DNA includes:
- a CDS encoding copper resistance CopC family protein yields MSRLLAATLTALMLAASALLGAPWASAHAARVAADPAEHSALSSSPPRVSATFNEALQPAFANMTVVGPDKNLWSEGDPSVAGAVLSVGVRPLGPAGTYTVNYRATSADGHVVSGSWSFDLTVAGTGTPGAAASSPAPSDGGIVVWPFVVVAVVLIGGGAWWAVRRQR; encoded by the coding sequence ATGAGCCGGCTGTTGGCGGCCACGCTGACCGCGCTGATGCTGGCCGCCTCCGCCTTGCTCGGAGCCCCTTGGGCGTCCGCGCATGCGGCCCGGGTTGCCGCCGATCCGGCCGAACATTCCGCGTTGAGCAGCTCGCCGCCGCGGGTGAGTGCCACGTTCAACGAGGCACTGCAGCCCGCCTTCGCCAACATGACGGTGGTCGGGCCGGATAAGAACCTGTGGTCCGAGGGCGATCCCTCGGTGGCCGGCGCGGTGCTCAGCGTCGGGGTTCGTCCGCTCGGCCCGGCCGGCACGTACACGGTCAACTACCGCGCGACCTCGGCCGACGGGCACGTGGTGTCGGGTTCCTGGTCGTTCGACCTGACGGTCGCGGGTACCGGTACGCCGGGAGCGGCCGCGTCGTCGCCTGCGCCATCCGACGGCGGCATCGTGGTGTGGCCGTTCGTGGTGGTCGCCGTGGTGCTGATCGGCGGCGGAGCCTGGTGGGCGGTCCGGCGTCAACGGTGA
- a CDS encoding YcnI family copper-binding membrane protein has protein sequence MQPFTGASSRALFATAAVAATGLLTAAPAWAHVHVDADNPTPGTTSVLTFRVPGESDTGARTTQLKVDLPDVTSARTEVMPGWTAKLDRDTSAGTVRSVTWTAAPGVGISPEQFALFRVSVKLPDAATASFPVTQTDSDGSVVRWDQPPLPDGSEPEHPAPQLALTGAPSAAGPTAPAAAAAEPAAGADNSARWLAGGALILAAVAVVAGLLNRRRS, from the coding sequence ATGCAACCCTTCACCGGGGCGTCCTCGCGCGCCCTCTTCGCGACCGCCGCGGTAGCGGCTACCGGTCTGCTCACCGCCGCACCGGCCTGGGCCCATGTCCACGTCGACGCCGACAATCCGACTCCGGGGACCACCTCGGTACTCACCTTCCGGGTGCCCGGTGAGTCCGATACCGGCGCGCGGACAACACAATTGAAGGTCGACCTGCCCGACGTGACCTCGGCCCGCACCGAGGTGATGCCGGGCTGGACCGCCAAGCTGGACCGTGACACCTCGGCGGGCACGGTCCGGTCGGTGACGTGGACCGCGGCACCCGGGGTCGGCATCTCACCCGAGCAGTTCGCCCTGTTCCGGGTGTCGGTCAAGCTTCCCGACGCGGCGACGGCGAGCTTTCCGGTCACCCAGACCGACTCCGACGGCTCCGTGGTCCGCTGGGATCAGCCGCCTCTGCCCGATGGCAGCGAGCCCGAGCATCCGGCTCCGCAGTTAGCCCTGACCGGCGCGCCCTCCGCGGCGGGCCCCACCGCGCCTGCCGCTGCCGCCGCGGAGCCCGCGGCCGGTGCCGACAACTCGGCCCGTTGGCTGGCCGGCGGGGCGCTGATCCTGGCAGCCGTCGCTGTGGTCGCCGGCCTGCTGAACCGGCGCCGGTCATGA
- a CDS encoding DUF6474 family protein — translation MGLFTRRKSRATRRAEARAIKAKAKLEARLTAKNDARRIKSDQKSAQRALKAQVRAQRDTDRNVLKVAETELKAAREGRLLSPTRIRRLLTVTRLLAPVLVPLIYRAATAARGALDERRADRLGVPLAQLGQFSGHGAELSARISGAEQTLRQLAERNPKDAETKQFVAAINERLTDLAAAVTAAENMPTPRRRGAHAAIAAQLDGIDADLMARLGLV, via the coding sequence ATGGGCCTGTTCACGCGACGAAAAAGCCGCGCCACCCGCCGCGCCGAAGCCCGCGCCATCAAGGCCAAGGCCAAGCTGGAAGCCCGGCTCACCGCAAAGAATGACGCCCGTCGCATCAAGTCTGATCAAAAGTCTGCGCAACGGGCCCTCAAAGCTCAGGTCAGGGCGCAGCGGGACACCGACCGAAATGTCCTCAAAGTGGCCGAAACCGAGTTGAAGGCAGCCCGTGAGGGCCGTCTGCTCTCCCCCACCCGGATTCGCCGCCTACTCACCGTCACACGTTTGCTGGCACCGGTCCTCGTGCCGTTGATCTACCGGGCCGCCACGGCCGCCCGGGGCGCCCTGGACGAGCGTCGCGCCGATCGTCTCGGCGTCCCGCTGGCCCAGCTGGGGCAGTTCTCCGGGCACGGCGCCGAGTTGTCCGCGCGGATTTCCGGGGCCGAGCAGACGCTGCGACAGCTGGCCGAGAGAAATCCCAAGGACGCCGAGACCAAGCAGTTCGTCGCGGCGATCAACGAGCGGCTCACCGATCTGGCCGCGGCAGTGACTGCCGCCGAGAACATGCCGACTCCACGCCGTCGGGGTGCTCACGCCGCGATCGCCGCCCAACTCGACGGCATCGATGCCGACCTGATGGCTCGGCTCGGGTTGGTCTAG
- a CDS encoding ImmA/IrrE family metallo-endopeptidase, with amino-acid sequence MSASRSVTRAVNEVLDLAPRRGEVTLTRLVDAVAEDRGRPIELSMAELPTGVCGQWRQYADRDVFLIQQGLPAWDRTLAHELGHLVLGHEGISIVDAAAATVEVATSDLISYMLNQRTGCMGPNGEDIEQEAEDFAALLLYRLGRLPSDRSSIVQVRLGEAFG; translated from the coding sequence ATGTCCGCCAGTCGAAGCGTCACGCGTGCCGTCAACGAGGTGCTCGACCTCGCCCCGCGAAGGGGTGAAGTCACGTTGACCCGCCTGGTCGACGCGGTGGCCGAGGACCGCGGCAGGCCGATCGAGTTGAGCATGGCCGAGCTTCCGACCGGTGTCTGCGGGCAGTGGCGGCAATACGCCGACCGCGATGTGTTCCTGATCCAGCAGGGGTTACCGGCATGGGATCGCACGCTGGCACACGAGCTCGGTCATCTGGTCCTTGGCCACGAAGGCATTTCGATCGTTGATGCGGCCGCGGCAACAGTCGAGGTGGCGACCTCGGACCTGATCAGCTACATGCTCAATCAGCGCACCGGCTGCATGGGGCCCAACGGTGAGGACATCGAGCAGGAGGCCGAGGACTTCGCCGCGCTGCTGCTCTACCGCCTCGGCCGGCTGCCGTCCGACCGGTCTTCGATCGTGCAGGTTCGCCTCGGAGAGGCGTTTGGTTGA
- a CDS encoding transcriptional regulator, with protein sequence MSKTFAARLNRLFDTVYPPGRGPHTSAEVIAALKSEGVTMSAPYLSQLRSGNRTNPSAATMTALANFFRIKPAYFTDDEYYEKLDKELTWLASMRDEGIRRIAARTVGLSNEAQQDLAQKVDELRRREHLDG encoded by the coding sequence ATGAGCAAGACGTTCGCCGCCCGCCTAAACCGCCTGTTCGATACGGTTTATCCACCCGGCCGGGGACCGCACACGTCTGCCGAGGTGATCGCCGCACTGAAGTCCGAGGGCGTCACCATGTCAGCCCCTTACCTGTCGCAGCTCCGTTCGGGCAACCGGACCAACCCGTCAGCGGCAACCATGACCGCACTTGCCAACTTCTTCCGGATCAAGCCGGCTTACTTCACTGACGACGAGTACTACGAGAAGCTCGACAAGGAATTGACCTGGCTGGCCAGCATGCGTGACGAGGGGATCCGCCGGATCGCCGCCCGTACCGTCGGACTGTCCAACGAAGCTCAGCAGGATCTGGCGCAGAAGGTCGATGAACTGCGCCGCCGGGAACACCTCGACGGATGA
- a CDS encoding peptidase — MDTTGSGRAIEIAPFHSGGALKGFVVIGRWPDSTKEWAQLLMVTVRVASLPGLLSTTTIFGVREELPEEPRPGTVGIVIAEGPVVGESAVPPGYFADHQPPALLMLHPPSETTPSLPECTGAASGCVLLPGLPYLGLEHRAAWVEAESDGTVTSMVSRVGVDPISHPDTAILAMLLAA, encoded by the coding sequence ATGGATACGACGGGGTCCGGCCGGGCGATAGAGATCGCCCCCTTTCATTCCGGCGGTGCGCTCAAAGGGTTTGTGGTGATCGGCCGATGGCCCGACTCCACCAAAGAATGGGCGCAGCTTCTGATGGTCACCGTCCGGGTCGCCTCGCTACCTGGATTGCTCTCCACCACAACAATTTTCGGCGTTCGAGAGGAATTGCCTGAGGAACCCCGTCCCGGCACGGTCGGCATCGTCATCGCAGAGGGGCCGGTAGTCGGCGAGTCCGCGGTTCCGCCCGGGTACTTCGCCGACCATCAACCCCCGGCACTACTGATGCTGCATCCGCCGTCGGAGACAACGCCGTCACTTCCCGAGTGCACCGGCGCCGCTTCGGGTTGCGTGTTACTGCCCGGGCTTCCATATCTCGGACTGGAACACCGTGCGGCCTGGGTGGAAGCCGAATCTGACGGCACGGTCACGTCGATGGTCAGCAGGGTGGGTGTCGACCCGATCAGTCATCCCGACACCGCGATCCTGGCGATGCTGTTGGCAGCGTGA
- a CDS encoding superoxide dismutase — MAEYTLPDLDYDYGALEPHISGQINELHHSKHHAAYVKGVNDAVGKLDEARANGDHAAIFLNEKNLAFHLGGHVNHSIWWKNLSPNGGDKPTGDLAAAIDDQFGSFDKFQAQFTAAANGLQGSGWAVLGYDSLGDRLLTFQLYDQQANVPLGIIPLLQVDMWEHAFYLQYKNVKADYVKAFWNVVNWEDVQNRYAAATSKTNGLIFG, encoded by the coding sequence GTGGCTGAATACACCTTGCCGGACCTGGATTACGACTACGGGGCACTGGAGCCCCACATCTCCGGGCAGATCAACGAACTCCACCACAGCAAGCACCACGCGGCGTACGTCAAGGGCGTCAACGACGCCGTCGGCAAGCTCGACGAGGCGCGCGCCAACGGTGACCACGCGGCGATCTTCCTCAACGAGAAGAACCTGGCCTTCCACCTCGGCGGCCATGTGAACCACTCGATCTGGTGGAAGAACCTGTCCCCCAACGGCGGCGACAAGCCGACCGGCGACCTCGCAGCGGCGATCGATGATCAGTTCGGCTCGTTCGACAAGTTCCAGGCGCAGTTCACCGCCGCCGCCAACGGGCTGCAGGGTTCGGGTTGGGCCGTGCTCGGCTACGACAGCCTCGGCGACCGGCTGCTGACCTTCCAGCTCTACGACCAGCAGGCCAACGTGCCTCTCGGCATCATCCCGCTGCTGCAGGTCGATATGTGGGAGCACGCCTTCTACCTGCAGTACAAGAACGTCAAGGCCGACTATGTCAAGGCGTTCTGGAATGTCGTGAATTGGGAGGACGTGCAGAACCGCTACGCGGCGGCCACCTCCAAGACCAACGGCCTGATCTTCGGCTAG
- a CDS encoding rhodanese-like domain-containing protein → MDDVEVGQAGIAAVPATFDGAVVLLDVREDDEWQRGHAEGAQHIPMGDVPTRIAEIDPDAELYVICHAGGRSLRVANYLARNGYTPINVEGGMLAWAGAGRPVITDAGGPGTV, encoded by the coding sequence ATGGACGATGTGGAAGTCGGGCAGGCAGGCATTGCCGCGGTACCCGCCACGTTCGATGGTGCTGTCGTGCTGCTCGACGTCCGTGAGGACGACGAGTGGCAACGCGGTCACGCCGAGGGCGCCCAGCACATCCCGATGGGTGATGTGCCGACGCGAATCGCCGAGATCGACCCGGATGCCGAGCTGTACGTGATCTGCCACGCGGGTGGACGTTCCCTGCGGGTGGCGAACTATCTGGCCCGTAACGGATACACCCCGATCAATGTCGAAGGCGGAATGTTGGCCTGGGCCGGGGCCGGACGTCCGGTCATCACCGACGCCGGCGGCCCGGGAACTGTCTGA
- a CDS encoding DUF4328 domain-containing protein encodes MIQVCSQCETRWNVRDRQRSWCPRCGGSLLAPAVPQSQSQWGPAARTPAQGSATAQRTAPHRAPGYRWIALRPGPPPRQRRQRRPLGPTPHYRAIPSWGLHQHFDLEEQPHKTDSETDVGNVRLMLVAAMVVLGVAAFAHVIRYVLLLINRSVLLHPLIATGGVVIGLLASVVAMGVVVIAAVALVRWLITRRAAGYAAHGEVDPRSTRTLWLCCLIPGVNLVMAPVFVWELAALEGRLSHLRRQIVVWWIVWVFSAVVAFASMVSTVYVTFFNDAPQNIANNTVTAIVGYLLALAAFLLTAKVFVGFEGSGATAERSARRWVVVEPERSGPAGTEAAETSQNGEDSAESAIPVEPQGQNPAA; translated from the coding sequence ATGATCCAGGTGTGTTCGCAGTGCGAGACGCGCTGGAATGTGCGTGACCGGCAGCGGTCGTGGTGTCCCCGATGCGGCGGTTCGTTGTTGGCACCCGCGGTGCCCCAGTCCCAATCCCAGTGGGGACCCGCTGCCCGGACTCCGGCGCAGGGGTCGGCGACCGCACAGCGCACCGCACCCCATCGGGCCCCCGGCTATCGCTGGATCGCCCTGCGGCCCGGTCCTCCGCCACGGCAGCGCCGGCAGCGGCGTCCGCTCGGCCCAACACCGCACTACCGCGCGATTCCGAGTTGGGGGCTGCACCAACATTTCGATCTCGAGGAGCAGCCTCACAAAACCGACAGCGAGACCGATGTCGGCAACGTGCGCCTCATGCTCGTCGCAGCCATGGTGGTGCTGGGCGTCGCCGCCTTCGCCCACGTGATTCGTTATGTGCTGCTGCTGATCAACCGCAGCGTGCTGCTGCATCCGCTGATCGCGACCGGCGGTGTGGTGATCGGGCTGCTGGCCAGCGTGGTGGCGATGGGCGTCGTGGTCATCGCGGCGGTGGCGTTGGTGCGTTGGCTGATCACGCGGCGGGCGGCCGGGTACGCCGCGCACGGCGAGGTGGATCCGCGCAGCACCAGGACACTGTGGCTGTGCTGCCTGATCCCCGGGGTGAACCTCGTGATGGCGCCGGTGTTCGTGTGGGAACTGGCCGCTCTCGAAGGGCGCCTCTCGCACCTGCGCCGCCAGATCGTGGTGTGGTGGATCGTCTGGGTGTTCAGCGCAGTGGTCGCGTTCGCGTCGATGGTGAGCACCGTGTACGTGACGTTCTTCAACGACGCCCCGCAGAACATCGCGAACAACACCGTGACTGCGATCGTCGGGTACCTGCTGGCGCTGGCGGCATTCCTGTTGACCGCCAAGGTCTTCGTCGGGTTCGAGGGCAGCGGTGCGACGGCTGAGCGCAGCGCCCGGCGCTGGGTGGTGGTCGAGCCCGAGCGGTCCGGTCCGGCCGGAACCGAGGCGGCCGAAACGTCGCAGAATGGTGAGGATTCCGCTGAATCCGCCATTCCGGTTGAGCCCCAAGGGCAGAACCCGGCAGCATAG
- a CDS encoding glycerophosphodiester phosphodiesterase, with amino-acid sequence MDTGDGGAAAQATPGPGHPFVVAHRGASAEKPEHTLAAYDLALREGADGVECDVRLTRDGHLVCVHDRRVDRTSTGTGLVSEMTLAELRRLDYGAWHADTDAEGTLGDTGLLTLDDLVSLVLDWNRPVKLFVETKHPVRYGALVENKVLALLHRYGIAAPASADLSRAVVMSFSAAAVWRIRRAAPMLPTVLLGETSRYLGGSAATTVGATAVGPSIATLREHPELVDRAAAQGRALYCWTVDHYEDVQFCRDIGVGWVATNHPGRTKSWLQNGLTGGTGTEG; translated from the coding sequence ATGGACACGGGCGACGGCGGAGCCGCTGCGCAGGCGACACCGGGGCCTGGGCATCCGTTCGTGGTGGCCCACCGGGGAGCATCCGCCGAGAAGCCCGAACACACGCTCGCCGCATACGACCTGGCGCTCCGTGAGGGTGCCGACGGCGTGGAATGCGATGTGCGGCTGACCCGCGACGGACACCTGGTGTGCGTGCACGATCGGCGGGTGGACCGGACCTCCACGGGCACCGGTCTGGTCAGTGAGATGACACTGGCCGAGTTGCGCCGGCTGGACTATGGGGCATGGCATGCCGACACAGATGCCGAGGGCACCCTCGGCGACACCGGGCTGCTGACGCTCGACGACCTCGTCTCGCTGGTGCTGGACTGGAACCGGCCGGTCAAGTTGTTCGTCGAGACCAAACATCCCGTGCGCTACGGCGCGCTGGTGGAGAACAAGGTGCTGGCACTGCTGCACCGGTACGGAATCGCCGCCCCGGCCTCGGCCGATCTGTCACGCGCTGTGGTGATGTCCTTCTCGGCGGCAGCCGTGTGGCGGATTCGTCGGGCCGCCCCGATGCTTCCGACGGTGCTGCTCGGGGAGACCTCGCGGTACCTGGGCGGCAGCGCCGCCACGACGGTCGGTGCCACCGCGGTCGGCCCGTCCATTGCGACCCTGCGTGAGCACCCGGAGTTGGTGGACCGGGCCGCCGCGCAGGGACGCGCCCTGTACTGCTGGACGGTGGACCACTACGAGGACGTCCAGTTCTGCCGCGACATAGGCGTGGGATGGGTGGCCACGAACCATCCCGGCCGCACCAAGAGTTGGCTGCAGAACGGCCTGACCGGTGGGACCGGGACTGAGGGCTAG
- a CDS encoding ferritin: MTMTGEHDTKFHALVQDQIRSEFTASQQYVAIAVYFDGADLPQLAKHFYAQAVEERNHAMMLVQYLLDRDIDAEIPGVDAVCNRFEAPRDALALALSQERTVTEQISRLASVAREEGDYLGEQFMQWFLKEQIEEVASMATLVRIADRAGANLFHIEDFVARELPGSAGVDAAAPKAAGGNL; this comes from the coding sequence ATGACCATGACCGGCGAGCACGACACGAAATTCCATGCACTCGTTCAGGATCAGATTCGCAGCGAGTTCACCGCGTCACAGCAATACGTCGCCATTGCGGTTTATTTCGACGGTGCCGATCTCCCGCAACTCGCCAAGCACTTCTATGCGCAGGCGGTCGAAGAGCGCAACCACGCCATGATGCTGGTCCAGTACCTGCTCGACCGGGATATCGACGCCGAGATCCCCGGAGTCGACGCGGTGTGCAACCGGTTCGAGGCGCCCCGTGATGCGCTCGCGCTGGCACTCAGCCAGGAGCGCACCGTGACCGAACAGATCAGCCGGCTCGCCAGCGTCGCCCGCGAGGAGGGCGACTACCTCGGCGAGCAGTTCATGCAGTGGTTCCTCAAGGAGCAGATCGAAGAGGTCGCGTCGATGGCGACGCTGGTGCGCATCGCCGACCGCGCGGGCGCCAACCTGTTCCACATCGAGGACTTCGTCGCCCGCGAACTGCCCGGCAGCGCCGGTGTCGACGCGGCTGCACCGAAGGCCGCGGGCGGCAACCTCTAG
- a CDS encoding LCP family protein: protein MRRDPNYRPAWPPNPPTPPRQPPRQPPPRQPPPPRQPPPRSAPPPPPPPPRPPRGAHPPRPAPGRPPAARPPAPAAPVRKPRRRRHWGRLVFVVLLVGVLALIGGGAWIDSSLHRIPALADYPERPAAAKGTTWLLVGSDSRQHLSPEQQTELATGGDIGTGRTDTILLIHIPAIGSATRATMVSIPRDSYLPIPGYGEDKVNAAFSLGGAPLLAQTVEQATGLHLDHYAEIGFDGFAALVDAVGGVTMCPAEPINDPLAGIDLPAGCQEFDGRNALGYVRSRATPRADLDRMINQRAFMSALLHRATSPAVLLNPLRWQPIARAATNSVAVDQDAHVWDLGRLAWAMHGEMVTTTVPIGEFTGSDSGAVVVWDSDAASRLFTALANDTAVPDDVIEQPQP, encoded by the coding sequence ATCCGGCGTGACCCGAACTACCGCCCGGCCTGGCCGCCTAATCCGCCCACGCCGCCACGACAACCCCCGAGACAACCGCCACCACGACAACCCCCGCCACCGAGGCAGCCTCCGCCCAGATCCGCGCCACCTCCACCTCCGCCTCCACCGCGTCCACCCCGGGGAGCGCACCCGCCCCGGCCCGCCCCGGGCCGGCCGCCCGCGGCCCGTCCGCCCGCGCCCGCCGCGCCAGTACGCAAGCCGCGCCGACGACGCCACTGGGGCCGTCTGGTGTTCGTGGTGCTCCTCGTCGGTGTCCTGGCGCTGATCGGCGGCGGCGCGTGGATCGACTCGTCGCTGCACCGCATCCCGGCGTTGGCCGACTATCCCGAGCGCCCCGCCGCGGCCAAGGGCACCACCTGGCTGTTGGTCGGATCCGACAGCCGTCAGCACCTCAGCCCCGAGCAGCAGACCGAGCTGGCCACCGGCGGAGACATCGGCACCGGCCGCACCGACACCATCCTGTTGATCCACATCCCGGCCATCGGTTCGGCCACTCGGGCCACCATGGTCTCGATCCCGCGGGATTCCTACCTGCCGATTCCGGGCTACGGCGAGGACAAGGTCAACGCCGCCTTCTCACTGGGTGGGGCGCCGTTGTTGGCTCAGACCGTGGAGCAGGCCACCGGCCTACACCTCGACCACTACGCCGAGATCGGTTTCGATGGATTCGCCGCGCTCGTCGACGCGGTCGGCGGGGTGACGATGTGCCCGGCGGAGCCGATCAACGACCCGCTGGCCGGGATCGACCTGCCGGCCGGTTGCCAGGAGTTCGACGGCCGCAACGCGCTCGGCTACGTCCGCAGCCGCGCCACGCCGCGTGCCGATCTGGACCGGATGATCAACCAACGGGCATTCATGTCCGCACTGCTGCACCGGGCCACCAGCCCGGCGGTGCTACTCAACCCCTTGCGGTGGCAGCCGATCGCCCGCGCGGCCACCAACTCGGTGGCCGTCGACCAGGACGCCCACGTCTGGGACCTGGGTCGGCTGGCCTGGGCGATGCACGGCGAGATGGTGACCACGACGGTGCCGATCGGCGAGTTCACCGGAAGCGATTCGGGTGCGGTGGTGGTGTGGGACAGCGATGCGGCAAGCCGGTTGTTCACCGCGCTGGCCAACGACACAGCCGTTCCGGACGATGTCATCGAACAGCCTCAACCGTGA
- a CDS encoding CPBP family intramembrane glutamic endopeptidase, which translates to MTGPHEQLEPQRRALKIEIAIVLAVTFGLSAYTAGLRLIEAVLLGLSGQTVALNPKRSPFDLIDLGLHLAVVLQLLAWGALALYLLWRSGFGPSTIGLSRPRWRTDGVGGLGLALLIGLPGLGFYVLARVLGLSADVEPAELYDTWWRIPMLLGVAFANGWAEEIIVVGFLLTRLRQLDVSPGRALVISSLLRGAYHLYQGYSAGLGNVVMGLVFGYAWQRTGRLWPLIIAHTLIDAVAFVGYALVADHLSWLR; encoded by the coding sequence GTGACCGGGCCCCACGAGCAACTCGAGCCGCAACGCCGCGCGCTCAAGATCGAGATCGCCATCGTGCTCGCGGTGACCTTCGGGCTCAGCGCCTACACCGCGGGCCTACGACTCATCGAAGCGGTGCTGCTCGGCCTGTCGGGGCAGACCGTCGCGCTCAACCCGAAGCGCTCCCCGTTCGACCTGATCGATCTCGGCCTGCACCTGGCCGTCGTCCTCCAACTGCTGGCCTGGGGCGCACTGGCCCTGTACCTGTTGTGGCGCAGCGGTTTCGGCCCGTCCACGATCGGACTGTCCCGCCCGCGGTGGCGCACCGACGGTGTGGGCGGGCTCGGCCTGGCCCTGCTGATCGGCCTGCCGGGGCTGGGGTTCTACGTGCTGGCCCGCGTACTCGGCCTGAGTGCCGATGTGGAACCGGCCGAGCTGTACGACACCTGGTGGCGCATCCCGATGCTGCTCGGCGTGGCGTTCGCCAACGGCTGGGCCGAGGAGATCATCGTGGTGGGGTTCCTGCTGACCCGGCTGCGTCAACTCGACGTCAGTCCCGGGCGGGCCCTGGTCATCTCCAGTCTCCTGCGCGGCGCATATCACCTGTACCAGGGCTACAGCGCGGGTCTGGGCAATGTCGTGATGGGCCTGGTGTTCGGCTACGCATGGCAGCGCACCGGGCGGCTGTGGCCGCTGATCATCGCCCACACCCTGATCGACGCCGTGGCGTTCGTCGGCTACGCGCTGGTGGCCGACCATCTCAGTTGGCTGCGATAA
- a CDS encoding DUF2470 domain-containing protein, translated as MATTTPTTAERIRSACARGGGAMVAVEGIEPVASPVHHLLDDGSFAITVPEAGPLAAFAMTAGSAGVQAVLEMTDYAPLPLREPVRSLVWIRGRLQHVPSDEIPALLDLIATENPDPALLQVNSRDDNHTLMRLEIESVVVADSTGAESVGLGALLQARPDPFCAMESGWLQHMESAHRDVVERLATRLPMTLRQGRVRPLGLDRYGVQLRVENEHGDHDVRLPFPKPVDDVTGLSQAIRILMGCPFLNGLRARKI; from the coding sequence ATGGCCACAACGACACCGACGACAGCCGAGCGGATCCGCAGCGCATGCGCACGAGGCGGCGGCGCCATGGTCGCGGTCGAGGGCATCGAACCCGTCGCCTCCCCCGTTCATCACCTGCTCGACGACGGGTCGTTCGCGATCACCGTCCCCGAGGCGGGCCCCCTGGCGGCCTTCGCGATGACCGCCGGTTCGGCCGGCGTGCAGGCCGTGCTCGAGATGACCGACTACGCCCCGCTCCCGCTGCGCGAACCGGTGCGCTCCCTGGTGTGGATCCGTGGCCGTCTGCAGCACGTACCGAGCGACGAGATTCCGGCGCTGCTCGACCTGATCGCCACCGAGAACCCGGATCCGGCACTCCTGCAGGTGAACTCCAGGGACGACAACCACACCCTGATGCGCTTGGAGATCGAGTCAGTCGTAGTGGCCGACTCCACCGGCGCCGAGTCGGTCGGACTCGGGGCACTGCTGCAGGCCCGGCCCGATCCGTTCTGCGCGATGGAATCCGGGTGGCTGCAGCACATGGAGTCCGCGCACCGCGACGTGGTCGAACGCCTGGCCACCCGGTTGCCGATGACGCTGCGCCAGGGACGGGTGCGGCCGTTGGGACTGGACCGCTACGGCGTGCAACTGCGCGTGGAGAACGAACACGGCGACCACGACGTACGGTTACCGTTCCCCAAGCCGGTCGACGACGTCACCGGTCTGAGCCAGGCCATCCGCATCTTGATGGGCTGCCCATTCCTCAACGGCCTGCGCGCACGCAAGATCTGA
- the pheA gene encoding prephenate dehydratase, with translation MPRIAYLGPEGTFTEVALLQMVAHELVPGLSSASGDGQPRFTPVLTDSTPGALAAVRDGQADYACVPIENSIEGSVLPTLDSLAVGKPLQVYAELILDIAFTIVTRPGHTGPVRTVAAFPVALAQVRQWLAANLPGADIVPATSNAAAAHEVAEGRADAGVSTRLAAQRCGLDVLAADVVDEVNARTRFVLAGPPGAPPAATGADRTSVVLRLDNTPGALVAAMNEFAIRDIDLTRIESRPTRTELGTYMFFLDCVGHIDDDPVAEALKALYRRCTDVRYLGSWPTGSSAGAPPPRLDEASRWLAGLRAGTDDS, from the coding sequence GTGCCGCGCATCGCCTACCTCGGGCCCGAGGGAACCTTTACCGAAGTGGCGTTACTGCAGATGGTGGCCCATGAATTGGTGCCCGGACTGTCGTCGGCCTCGGGCGACGGCCAACCTCGGTTCACCCCCGTTCTGACCGACAGCACCCCGGGCGCGCTGGCCGCGGTGCGTGACGGCCAGGCCGATTACGCATGCGTGCCGATCGAGAACTCGATAGAGGGGTCGGTGCTGCCGACGCTGGACAGCCTGGCGGTCGGGAAGCCGTTGCAGGTCTATGCCGAACTGATCCTCGATATCGCCTTCACCATCGTGACCCGGCCCGGGCACACCGGGCCCGTGCGGACCGTCGCCGCCTTCCCGGTCGCACTCGCGCAGGTACGTCAGTGGCTGGCCGCCAACCTGCCCGGCGCGGACATCGTCCCGGCCACGTCCAACGCCGCCGCCGCCCACGAGGTGGCCGAGGGTCGGGCCGACGCCGGGGTGAGCACGAGACTGGCCGCGCAGCGCTGCGGCCTGGACGTGCTCGCCGCCGACGTGGTCGACGAGGTCAATGCCCGCACCCGCTTCGTCCTGGCCGGTCCCCCCGGCGCGCCGCCGGCAGCCACCGGTGCCGATCGCACCTCGGTGGTGCTGCGGCTGGACAACACCCCGGGCGCCCTGGTCGCGGCGATGAACGAATTCGCGATCCGCGACATCGACCTCACGCGGATCGAATCCCGGCCCACCCGAACCGAGCTGGGCACCTACATGTTCTTCCTGGACTGCGTCGGCCACATCGACGACGATCCGGTGGCCGAGGCACTCAAAGCGCTCTATCGACGTTGTACCGATGTGCGATATCTAGGTTCCTGGCCGACCGGTTCGAGCGCGGGTGCACCACCGCCCCGCCTCGATGAGGCCTCACGGTGGTTGGCAGGCTTGCGCGCGGGAACGGACGACTCATGA